In Capsicum annuum cultivar UCD-10X-F1 chromosome 7, UCD10Xv1.1, whole genome shotgun sequence, one genomic interval encodes:
- the LOC124885243 gene encoding protein CLT2, chloroplastic-like: MECSGSDSNQMLAGIAFVWPVLMVASSAFQAAASVIKEFVFIDAASRLKVHTFYRAFGKVLDIFVVNSFGSGFQRQVEDKNTFVVKSSSLVEVSFAVVQSSYPLVLLIERRNVHKIAGIPFSELPSFLKSGAGCFFNIGNIVSGAISILLNLCVACIKGQCVSFQHFAFIDVSSLHATAISPGRLSLSPFFLLGSAGLLVGLILYNIPRTQKRDTEL, translated from the exons ATGGAATGCAGTGGATCAGATTCCAACCAGATGCTGGCAGGAATTGCATTTGTTTGGCCAGTATTGATGGTAGCTTCAAGCGCATTCCAAGCCGCTGCATCTGTTATTAAG GAGTTCGTTTTCATCGATGCTGCTAGCCGACTCAAGGTGCATACCTTCTACAGAGCTTTT GGGAAGGTGCTTGATATCTTTGTTGTCAATTCTTTTGGATCTGGATTCCAG CGTCAAGTGGAAGACAAAAATACTTTTGTCGTAAAATCTAGTTCTCTCGTTGAAGTTTCATTTGCAGTTGTGCAGAGCTCATACCCTTTGGTTTTACTGATAGAGAGAAGAAATGTTCACAAGATTGCA GGCATACCGTTTTCCGAGCTCCCTTCATTTCTTAAGAGCGGTGCTGGTTGTTTCTTCAACATAGGGAACATTGTTTCAGGTGCAATCTCTATTCTCTTGAACTTGTGTGTAGCTTGCATAAAAGGTCAATGTGTATCGTTTCAGCATTT TGCCTTTATCGATGTATCTTCTCTCCATGCCACTGCCATATCTCCCGGAAGGTTAAGTTTGAGCCCTTTTTTCCTTCTTGGCAGTGCTGGCCTTCTCGTTGGTCTTATCCTATATAACATTCCACGAACTCAGAAGCGGGACACAGAATTGTGA